From the Hordeum vulgare subsp. vulgare chromosome 1H, MorexV3_pseudomolecules_assembly, whole genome shotgun sequence genome, the window AGTCTTGTGCACCCTTACACGGCCTAGGAAAAAGAAATGTCAACATGTCATATTTTAGCAAGACAAGAGTACATGCAGACACTGAAACAGAATCCTCACATAATTACGGGCTGATTAACACATAACACATAACCATACCGCGAAAGACCCATCAAAACACCGCATTATAATTAAATTTTCAAACACACTCCATCATCATCCTCAATAGCCAAAGTAAGTACTCGCAGCGATGTCCCAGAGGATGGGTATGGTTGGAGCCAGGACTTTGGAAACATTTGCATGCGGTTGGATGATATGCGCGATGGAGACCGGTATTCGACCTGTGTCTCGGAGAGAGGAAGAGATAAGGATCTGTACCATTCCACACGGTGCATGACTAATCGGGAAGACGACTACACAACAAACGAACTGCTCAGATGGCCTGCTAAAACGGGAACCGACGTAAAAATGGTGACCTGTCGATCCAAGCAAaagacaataagaacaacaatcaCACCTATAGGGCGCATGATTAGAATGCATTCAACATCACAACCCATGTACATACGAAAGCCATACAAAAAATCGCACGTCGACAATGACCCGAATCACACGCGGCATTTTTATAGCAGCTGTAATTTCATTTTAAAAAACACCAGGAAAAATAATCTCTTACAGGCCTAGTATTTCTTGTTGGATGTTGATTGATGTTACCTCTGGACGGTTCATGGCTTCGGTAATTCAAAGCGGGGTTCTTGTTgaatttttttctaaaaaaataggAATACATAAAATAAATCCGGTACTGCATCCTCTAACAAGGTGTTGAAACTAAACTGGCACTAATGTTTTGGGTTTTGCCTAGAGCCGATAACTACATAACAAGTTTGCGTCACTACACAGGCAAGGAGGACGAGAACCACTAGGAATGCCAAGGTGATCGCCAAGCGCTGTGACCGTTGGCCCCAAAAGTTGTGAGGACGGCTCTTGTGGCGCTTCTCCAGGTCATGCCAAATGGGCTTGAGATAGTTCCTGTCGATGTTATGGACGTCCATGACCACCCCATTGCAGAGGTCGGCAAATCCTTGGGCGGCAATGTCGTCGCTGCCCTCGAAGTGTTGGAGGATCTTTGCATCAACCAGGAGCCGGACGTCCTCCACCGTACACGCAACCTGCGACATGAAGATGCAGTAGGCCGTGACAGGCCTCTTGGGCATCTGCTCCTCCAGCGCCATCAGGTTACGTAGGAGTGTCAATGTGTCTCTACAGACTTGCAGGCGAGGGATCCACAGCGTGCCTCCTTCAAGGCGCACGTCAAGGATCGAAGTCACTTCGTCCGCGAAGTCCCGTGGCATGAACTTCAGGTTTGCACACAAGCGGTAGTCCGTCGCCCGGCGCCACCGACCTGTGTGCCTCGGCGGTTCCGGATCAGTAGACGGCAGCAAATTGGCTTGACGCAAGTATGCATGCACTAGGTGCAGGAGGTGGCATGGCTGCTCCATCAACTTCTGCTTCCCTGCGCTGATGTACAGCTGAGCCTGCAGCAGACTCTGGATATATGTTGCCATGTAGCGGAGTAGACAACGGGAACCTCCTGTGGCGCGGGCGTGAATCCTCTCAAGAACGAAGAAAGGCATCTGGTTCTCGATGAGGTAAAGGATGTCACGAAACACCGTGTTGTGGTCGTGGCAGGATGTTTGAGGGGCGTCTGGATAGTTCCCCAACCAACCCAACAGGTAGCACCCATCATGCAGCAGCATCCTCGCCAACTCCTCCGGCGTCATGTGGGCGACCCCGTCGCCGTACCATTCCCTTGCTTCTGGCTCCAATTCCTCCACTAGACCATTAAGGCCACCTCCCTTGTATCTCTCGGAGAGACTCTGCATGAAGCCGACATACCGCAGCTTTTCTTTTACAATCCACGGAGACGGATGAGTGCGATGGTAAGGGCCGATCGGCACGCTGTGCGGCGTGTAGCTGTCTTCATCGGCGCTACGGAGTTGCTGACGGACCTTGGGAGCATTGTGGATGGAAACAATGGTGTTCGTCCCAATTTGTTTGGCCAGCATTTTTTTCCCTGCCTCCAAGTCTGAGTCAAGATTCCAGACTCTTGTATCTGCATGACATAATTAATTATCACAAAGAATACAATATATGCTAGGAAAATGCAATGTATATATATTAATGTTGTTTACTCGTTTAAGGTTTTGATGGTGTAGAAGTTCCCAAAATTCATGATAAAAATGGCGTAACACTTTGACTATAATCTAAGTGATTGCAAATATATTATTTTATGTGCCCTCAAGAAAAAAATATAGTTGATGAACTGTTCAAAAAAAGTGACAGCTATTTTAGATCCCTGCAAAATATAGTTGATGACCTGTTCAAAATATAGTTGAAAAAATAATGGAGTGATTTGAAATATTGAGTTCGTGTGCTCTCAGAAAAAGTGACAGCCATTTTAGATCCCTGCGAAATATATATGAACTCAACTATTTGTTGTTTTGTCGAGTGTGCAGAAAGCCTTATTTTTACAATCACTCTGTAATCTTATATCATCATTGGCGTGATGTTCTCGTATTGGTTTCATTTTTCTTAGAACTTTGGACCGTTAAAACATTGAAAAGgtgatatggtaactattggtagcTATATATCCTGCCTCTATCAAAAAATTCTTCCATGATATGGTAGCCTATATCATGCATGGGCCGAGTGACTGTCTTCTAGAATGCATGCTTGTTCAGTGTCGGCGGTGTTCGTAAGGTTTGATACGCTAACTCCACTTGTCAATTGTCTGGTGTACTAGTATCATAGTGCCATCTAATTTTTTCACTTCTAGAATTTGAATATGTAATTATGCATATGATAATCATTAGATTTTCTTGATCCATGTGCTAAGATACTATATCTTAACATGATACTACTATCACATCTCTTATGCTTAATTAGGATATGCAACATCATTTTTGCCTACGTAAAATGCATGATAGATACTAAGGTGAAGCATAGGCCTAAAACAAACCAAATTGCGGATCGTCTATCGTTACTGCTATGGCGGTGCTACCAACATGAGGGACAATTGGCATGAGTTATTTTTTTAATATTGACCCCTTCATTTACAAAAGGTGGTTTTTTAATATTAGGCAAATTAAAAAGCTGAACCAAGTGTACACATTATACACATGTTTAAATATTGTATTCTCATAATGTTGTGTCAGTGTTCTTCTAAAACCAGCATGATATCCCTCACAAACGTGAGTGCATCATATTTTAGTGCATAAAAAatgttaagtattttattttcttatcATACAGATACTTTTCCTCATATTTACGCCTTTTTACTGCAAAATAACTATTATTTCATGTATGAACATATATGACTATGTTGATAATAAATAAGAAAAAGGAATTACAGAATATTGTTTATGAAATCTAATGCTGTAGATTAAGTTTTTGTCAGCGATCTGTCTACAAGGTTAGTAGTTGATTCGGTGAACAAGTGTGCCGACCaaacttagttgcttgctgcactAATTGCCGTATGCTCCCTAGTGTTTGTCTGAAACCCTAGGGACTACAGttattgggatctgatggatataATCTGCTGAAGTTATGATCTGTGTAGGTACAACTATGAAGATATATATAAGGATTTCCACAAGAAGATGTTGTTCGTTTGAtgagaaataaaaaggaatatcagATGGGATATCTTTAGGTATGATAATATAGATCTAGTGGGTATGGTCTTTTTAGGTATTACTATACAAACCTAACGGTTCTTATATGTACTAGTAAAGAGATGCTCAACCAGATCCAGGACCTCTAAAAAATAGATCTAGGGCCATATGTTTTGCTTTTTGTGAGAATTTCTAGCATGCATATTTCTCTATATTTTCTGTATTGTGATATTAATATATAATAGATAAAGATAGATAGACAGTTATCGTGTCATTCATCcctctttctgtttttttatgaTAATATGACGACGGAGGTGTACATTTCAATGGACAAGCCACACGATGCAACGCGCTTTCAGAATCTGCACACAGTCTGTCTTGGTTGCAACTGAAACCCAATCGGAAGCCACCATGCTGCCAATCTTCAATCTGATGGACGGCAATGATATGCCCCTACCAGCCCGCTTGCACGATTGGGAGGCACCATCATCCGGGGCTTGTCATTTTGTGTTCATGCCGCTGCCCACCATTACAGCACTGGAAAAGGAGATGATGATACGACTCGTGTCCATggtaggaggaggatgaggaactAAGTTAAAAGAACGGTAACTAAACT encodes:
- the LOC123403531 gene encoding uncharacterized protein LOC123403531 encodes the protein MLAKQIGTNTIVSIHNAPKVRQQLRSADEDSYTPHSVPIGPYHRTHPSPWIVKEKLRYVGFMQSLSERYKGGGLNGLVEELEPEAREWYGDGVAHMTPEELARMLLHDGCYLLGWLGNYPDAPQTSCHDHNTVFRDILYLIENQMPFFVLERIHARATGGSRCLLRYMATYIQSLLQAQLYISAGKQKLMEQPCHLLHLVHAYLRQANLLPSTDPEPPRHTGRWRRATDYRLCANLKFMPRDFADEVTSILDVRLEGGTLWIPRLQVCRDTLTLLRNLMALEEQMPKRPVTAYCIFMSQVACTVEDVRLLVDAKILQHFEGSDDIAAQGFADLCNGVVMDVHNIDRNYLKPIWHDLEKRHKSRPHNFWGQRSQRLAITLAFLVVLVLLACVVTQTCYVVIGSRQNPKH